A portion of the Gossypium arboreum isolate Shixiya-1 chromosome 8, ASM2569848v2, whole genome shotgun sequence genome contains these proteins:
- the LOC108468222 gene encoding uncharacterized protein LOC108468222, which translates to MSQESDRNVEDRPARQPILNVPDLNMQALLREMERLLDRRLNPIEDRLFQVEVNGQRERAPEGVRPRRERPNQNRGRRRVQDDEANDLSDLESEQESNASDRRRQHRQRDRRRDDDDLKNIKLTIPPFQGGDEATIYPAYYHRSCTKTQNLTQGSKSVEDYYKEMEIAMIRRMSKKIPKQRWRDSGGLNRDIANVVELQHYIEVVDMVHMAIKVERQLKRKGPSRGFPLPTLQGGAKDQAKDPPILEGRRPRYLQNQQAHREMNKGKAPESSYNRNRDIKCFKCLERGHIASQCPNRRTMVLRADGKIEIEDEEEKESESASEVEEDVEQPMEGELLVVKRSLSLQGAENDLQRENIFHTRCQHPSPYKLQWLNDGGELKVTKQVLVSFNIDKYSDEVLCDVVPMHAGHLLLGRPWQFDRRVQHDGYANRISKTFFGRNPSGLPPLRGIEHQIDFMPGAVIPNRPAYRANPEETKELQRQVNELMEKGYIRESLSPCAVPVLLVPKKDGTWHICEEKEDFVKDLHNKVRANIEARIESYVRNANKGQKQ; encoded by the exons ATGTCACAAGAGTCAGATCGCAACGTGGAAGATCGTCCGGCAAGACAACCCATTCTCAACGTCCCCGACTTAAACATGCAAGCCTTATTACGAGAAATGGAGCGACTCCTAGATCGAAGGCTCAATCCCATCGAAGACCGTTTGTTCCAAGTTGAAGTGAATGGCCAACGTGAAAGAGCACCCGAGGGGGTTAGACCAAGACGGGAGAGACCAAATCAGAACCGGGGAAGACGAAGGGTCCAAGACGATGAAGCAAATGACCTTAGTGATCTTGAAAGTGAACAAGAGTCTAATGCTAGTGATCGACGTAGGCAACACCGACAACGAGATCGAAGACGCGACGATGATGATCTCAAGAACATTAAACTGACTATTCCACCGTTTCAAG GCGGTGATGAGGCGACGATTTATCCTGCGTACTACCACCGGAGTTGCACCAAAACTCAAAATCTCACACAAGGGTCCAAAAGTGTTGAGGATTACTACAAAGAGATGGAAATCGCGATGATTCGAAGGATGTCCAAGAAGATCCCGAAGCAACGATGGCGAGATTCTGGTGGTCTAAATCGAGATATAGCAAACGTGGTGGAATTACAACACtatattgaagtggttgatatggtCCATATGGCCATCAAGGTAGAAAGACAACTCAAGAGAAAAGGCCCAAGTCGAGGGTTTCCACTTCCAACCCTTCAAGGTGGAGCCAAGGATCAAGCAAAGGACCCGCCAATCCTCGAGGGAAGGAGACCACGGTACCTCCAAAACCAACAAGCCCATCGCGAAATGAACAAAGGCAAAGCACCCGAATCGTCATACAATCGAAATCGggatattaagtgttttaagtgtctCGAAAGAGGCCACATAGCAAGCCAATGCCCAAATCGAAGGACCATGGTATTGCGAGCCGATGGCAAGATCGAAATAGAGGATGAGGAGGAGAAAGAATCTGAATCAGCTTCTGAAGTCGAGGAGGACGTGGAACAACCCATGGAAGGAGAACTACTTGTTGTAAAACGAAGTCTAAGTCTCCAAGGCGCGGAGAATGATCTCCAACGAGAGAATATcttccacactcggtgccaa CATCCGAGCCCCTACAAACTACAATGGCTCAATGACGGAGGAGAGCTTAAGGTAACAAAGCAAGTACTTGTCTCTTTCAACATCGACAAGTATTCGGATGAAGTTCTTTGTGACGTCGTACCGATGCATGCGGGGCATTTGCTACTTGGCCGACCGTGGCAGTTTGATAGACGAGTTCAACACGACGGGTATGCCAACCG GATTTCCAAGACGTTTTTTGGAAGAAACCCGAGTGGTCTTCCACCACTTCGTGGAATCGAGCATCAAATTGATTTCATGCCGGGAGCGGTTATTCCAAATCGACCTGCTTACCGAGCCAATCCGGAGGAGACCAAGGAGTTGCAAAGACAAGTCAATGAGCTAatggaaaaaggctacattcGCGAGAGCCTAAGTCCCTGTGCTGTTCCCGTATTATTGGTACCGAAAAAAGACGGAACATGGCACAT ATGCGAAGAAAAGGAAGATTTTGTCAAGGATTTACACAACAAGGTGCGGGCCAATATTGAGGCTAGGATCGAGTCCTATGTGCGTAATGCTAACAAAGGTCAAAAGCAGTAG